In Salisediminibacterium beveridgei, one DNA window encodes the following:
- the pilM gene encoding type IV pilus biogenesis protein PilM: protein MDIVLNKPTRHVLVIHDHVIRYVKGRGSTLDELKVVRDRYLPPGTIENGVIKESETLLAILGEMKREYRLQKGDLYITLPNETNLIRRHQIPAEIPEEEIRGYIFDQLGNDLHLPMDDPLFDHCIMDDNDAEKDLLLFVSSQDVVDAYLRLFFDLKLNPEVIDFSTICIERFLENQNAHDLTGHYAIISCFPNDLVVTIFHHQYPLITRSIPTELNKEEWQVVGTDSDQLRWGGSIEDLNDLWLDNIAEIDRLLSFYQFNYRKGEGGVERIFLTGDHPQLTHFEKLFKKQIDGMTINRLDAVMGKKGMMVEPHFFEAAGLMMKGEVK from the coding sequence ATGGATATCGTATTGAACAAACCGACACGACATGTCCTCGTCATTCATGATCACGTCATCCGATACGTCAAAGGCAGAGGCAGCACCCTCGATGAGCTGAAAGTCGTTCGCGACCGCTACTTACCCCCAGGCACCATCGAAAACGGTGTCATCAAAGAATCGGAAACCCTCCTGGCCATCCTCGGGGAAATGAAGCGGGAATACCGCTTGCAAAAAGGCGATTTATACATAACCTTACCGAATGAAACGAATCTCATCCGCCGCCATCAGATCCCGGCGGAAATACCCGAGGAAGAGATCCGTGGCTACATCTTTGACCAGCTCGGTAACGATCTGCACCTGCCGATGGATGATCCCCTCTTTGACCACTGCATCATGGATGACAATGACGCAGAGAAGGACCTCTTGTTGTTCGTGTCGTCGCAGGACGTCGTGGACGCCTATCTGCGGCTGTTCTTTGATCTGAAGCTGAACCCTGAAGTGATTGATTTTTCAACGATCTGCATCGAGCGCTTTCTGGAGAATCAAAATGCACATGACCTGACCGGTCACTATGCGATTATCTCCTGTTTTCCAAATGACCTGGTCGTGACCATCTTCCATCACCAGTATCCCCTGATCACCCGCTCCATCCCGACGGAGCTGAACAAAGAAGAGTGGCAGGTTGTCGGTACTGACAGTGATCAGCTGAGGTGGGGCGGGTCCATTGAGGATCTGAACGATCTTTGGCTCGATAACATCGCTGAGATCGATCGCTTGTTATCCTTCTATCAATTTAACTACCGGAAAGGTGAAGGCGGCGTTGAGCGGATCTTCCTGACCGGAGACCACCCGCAGCTGACGCACTTCGAAAAATTGTTCAAAAAACAGATCGACGGCATGACTATCAATCGCCTCGATGCGGTTATGGGTAAAAAAGGAATGATGGTCGAACCTCACTTTTTCGAAGCAGCTGGTTTGATGATGAAAGGTGAGGTGAAATAA
- a CDS encoding PilN domain-containing protein, with protein sequence MVLAVLLVILANVIIVYFGAMADREASELERERQLLEEQADQLETEISEMTQGEHQLLFDAIETVEGQVIPTAELLTDMVARMPEEGYMAMFDFVYPNQLEMSFYYLELPDVAYYLDSLRNSPYVEHVDVHTISGEEVDEAVEEDEDFQEAVNEDDTFWYDEFFPNYLSTYTVTLDIDELTGAVEEDPETEADDTVDEDEEDPDELDDEGEVTDE encoded by the coding sequence ATGGTTCTTGCCGTCTTACTGGTCATTCTCGCCAACGTCATTATCGTCTATTTCGGCGCGATGGCTGACCGGGAAGCTTCGGAATTGGAGAGAGAACGTCAACTTCTCGAAGAACAGGCGGACCAGTTGGAAACCGAGATATCCGAAATGACCCAGGGCGAGCATCAACTGTTGTTTGATGCGATTGAAACCGTCGAAGGACAGGTGATCCCGACGGCCGAACTCTTGACGGACATGGTGGCCCGTATGCCGGAAGAAGGCTATATGGCCATGTTCGATTTCGTCTATCCGAATCAGCTGGAGATGAGTTTTTATTATCTTGAGCTCCCTGACGTGGCATATTATCTTGACTCTTTACGAAATTCGCCGTATGTTGAACATGTAGATGTGCACACCATCAGTGGCGAAGAAGTGGATGAAGCCGTGGAGGAAGACGAAGACTTTCAAGAGGCTGTCAATGAAGACGATACGTTCTGGTACGACGAATTTTTCCCGAATTACCTCTCCACATACACCGTCACACTGGATATCGATGAACTGACCGGGGCGGTGGAAGAAGATCCTGAAACGGAAGCGGACGATACCGTGGATGAGGATGAGGAAGATCCGGATGAGTTGGATGATGAGGGGGAGGTAACCGATGAATAA
- the aspA gene encoding aspartate ammonia-lyase, whose translation MANEELFRVEKDLMGEKQIPKSAYYGIQTVRAKENFPITGYPIHEELIRSLGYVKKAAAKANMQVGVLNKTIGEAIMKASDDVISGSLNDHFIVDSIQGGAGTSMNMNANEVIANRAIEYLGGEKGQYIKVSPNTHVNMAQSTNDALPTAIHLAGLFLSDGLIEELEQLIASLKTKEEEFDSVIKMGRTHLQDAVPIRLGQEFGAYRRLLTRDLKRIQRSVDQLYEVNMGATAVGTGLNAMPEYIEAVTKNLAEMSKMPIHGAEDLVDATQNTDSYTQLSSAMKIMAINLSKMANDLRLMSSGPRTGFNEINLPPRQAGSSIMPGKVNPVMCEVVNQVSFQVIGNDQTISLASEAGQLELNVMGPVLVFNLLQSFTVLQNGIRVFREYAVDGIEANVDHNREMVENSVGIITAINPHVGYETSARIAREAIQSGRPVREICIERGILSEEELDRILDPGEMTRPGIAAQELIFGE comes from the coding sequence ATGGCAAATGAAGAACTATTTCGCGTGGAAAAGGACCTGATGGGGGAAAAACAGATCCCGAAATCCGCCTACTACGGGATTCAGACCGTCCGGGCCAAGGAAAATTTTCCGATTACGGGGTATCCGATTCATGAAGAACTGATCCGCTCTCTGGGCTATGTAAAAAAAGCGGCGGCCAAAGCCAATATGCAAGTGGGGGTTTTGAACAAAACGATCGGAGAAGCGATCATGAAGGCGTCAGACGACGTGATTTCCGGGAGTCTGAATGACCATTTCATCGTGGACAGCATCCAGGGCGGTGCAGGAACGTCCATGAACATGAACGCCAATGAGGTCATCGCAAACCGGGCGATTGAGTACCTCGGCGGGGAGAAGGGGCAATACATCAAGGTCAGCCCCAATACCCATGTGAATATGGCCCAGTCGACGAACGACGCGCTGCCAACGGCCATTCACCTGGCCGGCTTATTTTTGTCGGACGGGCTCATTGAAGAACTGGAACAACTGATTGCCTCTTTAAAAACGAAAGAAGAGGAATTCGACAGTGTCATCAAGATGGGCAGAACCCACCTGCAAGATGCGGTGCCGATTCGTCTGGGGCAGGAATTCGGTGCCTACAGACGCCTTCTGACAAGGGATCTGAAGCGGATTCAGCGATCGGTGGATCAGCTGTATGAAGTGAACATGGGGGCGACGGCCGTCGGGACCGGCTTGAATGCCATGCCGGAATACATTGAAGCAGTGACGAAGAATCTGGCGGAGATGAGTAAGATGCCGATTCACGGTGCGGAAGATCTGGTCGATGCGACGCAGAATACCGACTCCTACACGCAGCTGTCCAGTGCGATGAAGATCATGGCCATCAACCTGTCCAAAATGGCTAACGACCTGCGGCTGATGAGTTCCGGACCGAGAACCGGCTTCAATGAGATCAATCTGCCGCCACGGCAGGCGGGATCCTCGATCATGCCGGGGAAAGTCAATCCGGTCATGTGTGAAGTCGTCAATCAGGTCTCCTTTCAGGTGATCGGGAACGATCAGACGATCAGCCTTGCCTCGGAGGCCGGGCAGCTGGAACTGAACGTGATGGGACCGGTGCTGGTGTTTAACCTGTTGCAGTCGTTTACCGTGCTGCAAAACGGGATCCGCGTCTTCCGGGAGTATGCCGTGGACGGGATTGAAGCGAACGTGGATCATAACCGGGAGATGGTCGAAAACAGTGTCGGCATCATCACGGCCATCAACCCGCATGTCGGCTACGAAACGTCGGCGCGCATTGCAAGGGAAGCGATCCAATCGGGGCGGCCGGTGCGGGAAATCTGCATCGAGCGGGGCATCTTGTCCGAAGAGGAGCTCGACCGCATTCTCGATCCAGGGGAAATGACCCGTCCGGGGATCGCTGCGCAGGAACTCATATTCGGAGAATAA
- a CDS encoding Maf family protein: MQPLILASRSPRRQELLKQVNIPFETMPSDVDESRYPKESSPTQYVETLACAKADHVLQQHPGRIVLGSDTVVVIGDKILGKPRDTEDAREMLKELSGQVHSVLTGVAILSDDRRTVFHGRADVRFYQLTDEDIQHYIDSGEPFDKAGAYGIQGLGAMLVEEIKGDYFTIVGMPVAQVVRAWRSFSQ, encoded by the coding sequence ATGCAACCACTGATACTGGCTTCCCGTTCACCTCGGCGTCAGGAACTGCTCAAACAGGTCAACATCCCGTTTGAGACGATGCCAAGCGATGTGGACGAAAGCCGATACCCGAAGGAATCCAGTCCGACGCAGTATGTGGAGACCCTTGCCTGTGCCAAGGCGGACCACGTTTTACAGCAGCACCCCGGCCGAATCGTTCTCGGTTCTGATACCGTCGTCGTCATCGGTGACAAGATTCTCGGGAAACCCCGGGACACCGAAGATGCCAGGGAGATGCTGAAAGAGCTGTCAGGACAGGTGCACAGCGTTCTCACAGGAGTGGCTATACTTTCTGACGACAGACGTACCGTCTTTCATGGACGGGCGGACGTCCGCTTTTACCAACTGACAGATGAGGACATACAACACTACATAGACAGCGGTGAACCGTTCGATAAGGCGGGTGCTTATGGCATTCAGGGGCTCGGGGCCATGCTGGTGGAGGAGATCAAAGGCGATTACTTCACCATCGTTGGCATGCCTGTCGCCCAGGTTGTTCGTGCATGGCGTTCATTTTCACAGTAA
- the radC gene encoding RadC family protein, with product MALTMNDVPKVERPRERMLLEGAQACTNQDLIAILLGSGTKKESVLDLSNRVIQHFDGIRLLEEATIHELTAISGIGEAKAVQLRAAIELGRRIRAYPKETKYIIRSPKDASDYVMEDMRTLTQEHFVCLFLSTKNQIIHRQTIFIGSLNMSVVHPREIFKAAIRYSAASMICIHNHPSGDTTPSQEDIEVTKRLVKAGATMGIDVLDHLIVGDRTFCSLKEKGYV from the coding sequence ATGGCACTGACAATGAACGATGTACCAAAGGTGGAACGTCCTCGGGAACGGATGCTTCTCGAAGGGGCACAAGCCTGCACGAATCAGGATTTAATCGCCATTTTACTCGGTTCCGGAACGAAAAAGGAATCGGTATTGGATTTGTCCAACCGGGTGATCCAGCATTTTGACGGGATCCGGCTTCTCGAAGAGGCAACGATTCATGAACTGACCGCCATCAGCGGAATCGGTGAGGCGAAGGCCGTGCAACTCAGGGCCGCGATTGAGCTCGGAAGACGGATCCGGGCCTATCCGAAAGAAACGAAATACATTATCCGTTCGCCCAAAGATGCCTCGGATTATGTCATGGAAGACATGCGGACCTTGACGCAGGAACATTTCGTCTGTCTCTTTTTGTCCACAAAGAACCAGATCATACACCGGCAGACGATCTTCATCGGGAGCCTGAACATGAGCGTCGTGCACCCAAGGGAGATATTCAAGGCCGCCATCCGCTATTCCGCGGCGTCGATGATCTGCATCCACAACCATCCGTCAGGCGATACGACGCCGAGCCAGGAAGACATTGAGGTGACAAAACGGCTTGTGAAAGCAGGCGCGACGATGGGCATCGATGTCCTCGATCATCTCATTGTCGGTGACCGCACCTTCTGTTCATTAAAGGAAAAAGGATACGTATAG
- a CDS encoding rod shape-determining protein yields the protein MFAGFSKDLGIDLGTANTLVYVKGKGVILREPSVVAIRQDTGTIEAVGSDARNMIGRTPGNIVAIRPMRDGVIADFDTTATMMKHFIKQALRNRSIFTRKPNVMVCVPTGITAVEKRAVEDATKQAGAKEAYTIEEPFAAAIGANLPVWEPTGSMIVDIGGGTTEVAIISLGGIVTSQSVRVAGDEMDESIVQYIKKKYSLMIGERTAEAIKFEIGSASIADAVGEMDIRGRDLVTGLPKTISVTGEEVSGALEDTVNAIIAAVKDTLEQSPPELAADIMDRGIVLTGGGALLKNIDHVISEETNMPVLVAEEPLDSVAIGTGKALENLHLFRSKAGITARSNRK from the coding sequence ATGTTTGCAGGATTTTCGAAAGACTTAGGGATTGACTTAGGCACAGCGAATACGCTGGTGTATGTAAAAGGTAAAGGGGTTATTTTACGGGAGCCGTCCGTTGTGGCGATCCGTCAGGATACAGGGACGATCGAAGCCGTCGGAAGCGACGCACGAAACATGATCGGCCGGACACCAGGAAATATCGTGGCGATCCGTCCGATGCGTGACGGGGTCATTGCCGATTTTGATACAACCGCGACGATGATGAAACACTTCATCAAACAGGCACTAAGAAACCGTTCGATCTTTACACGAAAGCCCAACGTGATGGTCTGCGTACCGACTGGGATCACAGCTGTGGAAAAGCGCGCAGTGGAAGATGCGACCAAGCAGGCGGGTGCGAAGGAAGCCTATACCATTGAAGAACCGTTTGCAGCAGCCATCGGGGCGAATCTGCCCGTCTGGGAACCGACAGGCAGCATGATTGTCGATATCGGTGGCGGCACGACGGAAGTGGCGATCATTTCCCTCGGCGGGATTGTGACAAGCCAGTCTGTGCGCGTGGCCGGTGACGAGATGGATGAGTCCATCGTGCAGTACATTAAGAAAAAATACAGCCTCATGATCGGGGAACGGACCGCAGAGGCGATCAAATTCGAGATCGGGTCTGCCTCGATTGCGGACGCCGTCGGTGAAATGGATATCCGTGGCCGCGACCTCGTGACAGGTCTGCCAAAAACCATTTCGGTCACGGGAGAAGAAGTGTCCGGAGCGCTTGAGGACACGGTCAATGCGATTATCGCTGCAGTGAAAGACACCCTTGAACAGTCCCCGCCGGAGCTTGCTGCGGACATTATGGACCGGGGCATTGTCCTGACAGGTGGCGGTGCGTTGTTAAAGAACATCGATCACGTCATCAGCGAAGAAACCAATATGCCGGTCCTGGTTGCAGAAGAGCCGCTCGACAGCGTGGCGATCGGTACAGGCAAGGCGCTCGAGAACCTGCATTTGTTCCGCTCAAAAGCGGGGATTACAGCACGTTCGAATCGAAAATAA
- the mreC gene encoding rod shape-determining protein MreC produces MPSFFSNQRLIVLLVCLVLLVALVGYSMSDRENTTLPEQLVTDTVGAVQSAFSRPAHFAAGLFEDIRDIRNVYEENRALKSQLDEYASLQVEVSELRRRNEELEGSVELQDDLYDYSIRTALVIQRSPDRWNEQVGINKGAQDGIEENMAVVTSKGLIGKINRVSQFSSTVQLLSDQSATNRISAMVSGEEETVYGFIEGTDHESGALRFAKIDIDASFEPGDTVSTSGLGGVFPRGLVVGEVIAVENDEYGLTQTALVEPSANFYHIDYVQVVERGAPELEEAGEEE; encoded by the coding sequence ATGCCATCATTCTTTTCCAATCAACGTTTAATTGTGCTTCTGGTCTGTCTTGTTCTTCTCGTGGCGCTTGTGGGATACTCCATGAGTGACCGTGAGAACACGACACTCCCTGAGCAGCTTGTAACGGATACCGTGGGGGCTGTTCAGTCCGCCTTCTCAAGACCCGCTCATTTTGCAGCGGGTCTCTTTGAAGATATCCGGGATATCCGTAATGTCTATGAAGAGAACCGGGCACTGAAATCCCAGCTCGATGAATATGCGTCACTGCAGGTGGAGGTGTCCGAACTGCGCCGGCGTAACGAAGAACTTGAAGGAAGCGTTGAACTTCAGGATGATCTCTACGATTACAGCATCCGCACGGCACTGGTCATTCAGCGTTCTCCTGACCGCTGGAACGAGCAGGTCGGAATCAATAAAGGGGCGCAGGACGGAATCGAAGAGAACATGGCCGTGGTGACGTCGAAAGGACTCATCGGAAAAATCAACCGGGTGTCCCAGTTCTCGTCCACCGTGCAGCTGCTCAGCGATCAGTCTGCGACCAACCGGATTTCTGCGATGGTCAGCGGGGAGGAAGAAACCGTGTACGGTTTTATCGAAGGAACCGATCATGAGAGTGGCGCACTGCGTTTTGCGAAGATTGATATCGATGCCTCCTTCGAACCGGGGGATACCGTGAGCACGTCAGGTCTTGGCGGTGTATTTCCGAGAGGGCTCGTCGTCGGTGAAGTCATCGCCGTTGAAAATGATGAATACGGACTGACGCAAACGGCACTCGTGGAACCCTCTGCGAATTTCTATCATATTGACTACGTTCAGGTGGTGGAGCGGGGTGCTCCGGAACTTGAAGAGGCGGGTGAGGAAGAATGA
- the mreD gene encoding rod shape-determining protein MreD, whose amino-acid sequence MIFRYGFLTLLFLVFIFEGTVYQVFAPDFRGSNLLYIPRFLFMLILTAGIFRGRGFGLAYGVTFGAMYDIVYSEVLGIYTFGFGLFAYLLALSFPFVKQHLSVIVLIVITGVVCLEYYVYGMMSLVGLAAVPHEAFLFDRLVPTVLMNTAVMIVLVWPMKKWFDYIERHIQDSDG is encoded by the coding sequence ATGATCTTCCGCTACGGGTTTCTTACCCTGCTTTTTCTCGTATTTATCTTTGAAGGGACCGTTTACCAGGTATTTGCACCTGATTTTCGCGGGAGCAATCTCCTGTATATTCCCCGCTTCCTGTTTATGCTGATTTTGACTGCGGGGATTTTCAGAGGCCGCGGATTCGGTCTGGCCTACGGGGTGACCTTCGGGGCCATGTACGACATTGTCTACTCGGAAGTGCTCGGCATTTATACCTTCGGCTTCGGTCTCTTTGCCTATCTTCTGGCATTGTCCTTTCCGTTTGTCAAACAGCATTTATCGGTGATTGTGCTGATCGTCATCACAGGGGTTGTATGTTTAGAATATTATGTTTATGGTATGATGAGTTTAGTTGGTTTGGCAGCGGTGCCACATGAGGCTTTCCTCTTTGACAGGCTGGTTCCGACGGTGCTGATGAATACCGCGGTCATGATCGTACTCGTCTGGCCGATGAAAAAATGGTTCGATTATATTGAACGGCACATTCAGGATAGCGATGGGTAA
- a CDS encoding septum site-determining protein MinC produces the protein MSDGISDVELVSLRGTKGGLSIQLDDGADWEKVVGRLQEILQDQPANHSPLSASLVLGKRYVTERELNRLKAMMEKQHNIIIRDVEKEVITIEEAKSMVEEQAFHQEVRMVRSGQVLDFKGSVLLVGDVNPGGVIRASGNIYILGHLRGIAHAGASGNPSAVICAAVMEPRQLRIATSIYRSPEAMEALEEQENDDQQPVNDGHLECAYLNENNEMTVERIQKIPKAIIQTDTAIHFNR, from the coding sequence ATGTCAGATGGGATTTCGGACGTTGAGCTGGTCAGCCTCCGCGGAACAAAAGGCGGGTTGTCAATCCAGCTCGATGATGGAGCGGATTGGGAAAAAGTCGTCGGACGGCTGCAGGAGATTCTGCAGGATCAACCTGCGAATCATTCCCCGCTGAGTGCGTCTCTCGTGTTAGGGAAGCGTTATGTAACAGAGAGAGAACTGAACCGCTTGAAGGCGATGATGGAGAAACAGCACAATATCATCATTCGTGATGTGGAAAAAGAAGTAATCACCATTGAAGAAGCCAAATCGATGGTAGAAGAACAGGCCTTTCACCAGGAAGTCCGTATGGTCCGTTCCGGACAGGTGCTGGATTTCAAAGGAAGCGTGCTCCTTGTCGGCGATGTGAATCCGGGCGGCGTCATACGCGCAAGCGGCAACATTTACATATTGGGACACCTGCGGGGCATCGCTCATGCAGGGGCGTCGGGTAATCCATCCGCAGTCATCTGTGCCGCGGTCATGGAACCCAGGCAGCTCAGGATTGCCACCTCGATTTACCGCTCTCCTGAAGCGATGGAGGCCCTGGAGGAACAGGAAAATGACGACCAGCAGCCAGTGAATGATGGTCATCTCGAATGTGCCTACCTCAATGAGAACAATGAGATGACGGTGGAACGGATTCAGAAGATCCCAAAAGCCATCATCCAAACCGATACAGCGATTCATTTTAACCGATAG
- the minD gene encoding septum site-determining protein MinD has product MGEAIVITSGKGGVGKTTTTANIGTALALSGKSVCLVDTDIGLRNLDVVMGLENRIIYDLTDVIEGSCRIPQALIKDKRFEHLNLLPAAQTKDKSSVNPEDLEWLVGELKKDHDYVLIDCPAGIEQGFKNAIAGADHAIVVTTPEVSSVRDADRIIGLLEQEDRIQSKRMIVNRIRSRMVQSGDAMDVDEIVTILAIDLLGIVPDDDSVILSSNNGEPIVMNPKAKPSIAYRNIARRLNGESVPLMSFEEEPGMFDRFKKLFQFSK; this is encoded by the coding sequence GTGGGAGAAGCCATTGTCATTACATCAGGAAAAGGCGGCGTCGGAAAAACAACAACCACCGCCAATATTGGAACGGCCCTGGCACTGTCCGGAAAAAGTGTCTGTCTGGTCGATACGGATATCGGACTACGGAACCTGGACGTGGTTATGGGGCTTGAAAACCGGATCATTTATGACCTGACGGATGTCATTGAAGGCAGCTGCCGGATTCCGCAAGCTTTGATCAAGGATAAGCGTTTCGAGCACCTGAATCTCCTGCCGGCGGCGCAGACGAAAGACAAGTCTTCAGTGAATCCGGAAGACCTCGAATGGCTTGTGGGAGAATTGAAAAAAGATCATGATTACGTACTGATTGATTGTCCTGCAGGCATCGAACAGGGATTTAAAAATGCGATTGCCGGTGCGGATCATGCGATTGTGGTCACGACGCCTGAAGTGTCTTCGGTACGTGACGCTGACCGGATCATCGGCCTCCTCGAACAGGAAGACCGCATTCAGAGTAAGCGCATGATCGTCAACCGCATCCGAAGCCGGATGGTGCAATCGGGCGATGCCATGGACGTCGATGAAATCGTGACGATACTTGCCATTGATCTTCTGGGCATTGTGCCGGATGACGACAGCGTGATTCTGTCATCGAACAACGGGGAACCCATCGTCATGAACCCGAAAGCCAAGCCGTCCATTGCGTATCGCAATATTGCCAGAAGACTCAACGGGGAGAGTGTCCCCCTGATGAGTTTTGAAGAAGAACCGGGGATGTTTGACCGGTTTAAGAAACTGTTTCAGTTTTCCAAGTGA